From one Leifsonia soli genomic stretch:
- a CDS encoding primosomal protein N' yields the protein MAAAGRVARVVLDSPLPQLDHLFDYSIPEELAADAQPGVRVRVPLRSAGRVADGYLVEIGDPDDGYEGTLSPLEAVVSPARVLTPGVWRLARRLADRSAGTASDILRLAVPGRMVRVEKAWLAAQADSSGVFRPDTPSEGRKTQELSGTAVPVRGYGERVLEDAVARDERIALRAIPRLVPLPDGTWVGEWAVTLAALAADCWRHGRTAIVAVPDHRDLEQLAAALAVTAPEHAIVRADAGQANPDRYRGFLEALSGPRIVIGNRSVVYAPAERLGLIAVWEDSDPLHAEPLSPYVHTRDAALVRQELEGCALVLSGNIRSVEAQRLVELGWLHDIAPERFQTPKVVLTANQQAPEPMARAARIPSTAWRAAREALNGESGRPRGPVLVQVGRPGYAPVIACANCGQAARCMNCKGALHQTRAGSPPSCTVCGRLATDWQCEHCEHRRFRLVTVGSGRTAEELGRAFPGTRVILADGDHPVQRVGSAPALVVATRGAEPIAEGGYQAVLLLDGERMLARESLHVAEDCLRWWQSAAGLAAPGAPTVLVGVGGPLARDFATGRLVEFAREELADRRELRFPPAVRLASVTGSEATVTEVLDAVDRSQLIDVLGPAPVEADGPSARVARAGPDLVRAVLRFEYAHGAEVAASVRAAVVKNATRRRRAPAGRPGYRPAPTLRVRFDDPEIL from the coding sequence GTGGCGGCGGCCGGACGGGTCGCCCGGGTGGTCCTCGACTCGCCGCTCCCGCAGCTCGACCACCTCTTCGACTACAGCATCCCCGAGGAGCTGGCCGCCGACGCGCAGCCGGGCGTGCGCGTGCGCGTTCCGCTGCGCTCCGCCGGCCGGGTGGCGGACGGCTACCTGGTCGAGATCGGCGACCCGGACGACGGGTACGAGGGGACGCTGAGCCCGCTGGAGGCCGTCGTCTCGCCCGCACGGGTGCTCACGCCGGGCGTGTGGCGGCTCGCGCGGCGGCTCGCCGATCGGAGCGCGGGAACGGCGAGCGACATCCTGCGCCTCGCTGTCCCGGGCCGGATGGTGCGCGTCGAGAAGGCGTGGCTGGCCGCTCAAGCCGACAGTTCCGGAGTTTTTCGCCCCGACACGCCATCGGAGGGGCGAAAAACTCAGGAGCTGTCGGGGACGGCCGTGCCCGTCCGGGGGTACGGAGAGCGAGTGCTGGAGGATGCGGTCGCGCGCGACGAGCGCATCGCCCTCCGGGCCATCCCGCGCCTGGTGCCGCTGCCCGACGGGACCTGGGTCGGGGAGTGGGCGGTCACTCTGGCGGCGCTGGCCGCCGACTGCTGGCGCCACGGCCGGACCGCGATCGTCGCCGTTCCCGACCACCGCGACCTGGAGCAGCTCGCCGCAGCCCTGGCCGTGACCGCGCCGGAGCACGCGATCGTCCGCGCCGACGCCGGGCAGGCGAACCCGGACCGGTACCGCGGCTTCCTGGAGGCGCTCTCCGGCCCCCGCATCGTGATCGGCAACCGCTCCGTCGTGTACGCGCCGGCCGAGCGGCTGGGGCTCATCGCGGTCTGGGAGGACAGCGACCCGCTCCACGCCGAACCGCTGAGCCCGTACGTGCACACCCGCGATGCCGCCCTCGTCCGGCAGGAGCTCGAAGGCTGCGCGCTGGTGCTGAGCGGCAACATCCGCAGCGTCGAGGCGCAGCGCCTGGTGGAGCTCGGCTGGCTGCACGACATCGCGCCGGAGCGCTTCCAGACGCCGAAGGTCGTGCTCACCGCCAACCAGCAGGCGCCGGAGCCCATGGCCCGCGCCGCGCGGATCCCCTCCACCGCCTGGCGTGCTGCCCGGGAGGCGCTGAACGGGGAGAGCGGGCGTCCGCGCGGTCCCGTGCTCGTGCAGGTGGGCCGGCCGGGCTACGCGCCGGTGATCGCGTGCGCGAACTGCGGTCAGGCCGCCCGCTGCATGAACTGCAAAGGTGCGCTGCACCAGACCAGGGCCGGCTCGCCGCCGTCGTGCACGGTCTGCGGGCGGCTCGCGACCGACTGGCAGTGCGAGCACTGCGAGCACCGGCGGTTCCGCCTGGTGACGGTCGGCTCCGGCCGCACCGCGGAGGAGCTGGGGCGCGCGTTCCCCGGCACGCGCGTCATCCTCGCCGACGGCGATCACCCGGTGCAGCGCGTCGGCTCCGCCCCGGCGCTCGTCGTCGCGACACGCGGCGCCGAGCCGATCGCCGAAGGCGGGTACCAGGCGGTGCTGCTGCTCGACGGCGAGCGGATGCTGGCGCGCGAGAGCCTGCACGTCGCGGAGGACTGCCTGCGCTGGTGGCAGAGCGCCGCCGGGCTCGCGGCGCCCGGCGCTCCCACCGTGCTGGTCGGCGTCGGGGGACCTCTGGCGCGCGACTTCGCGACCGGTCGCCTGGTGGAGTTCGCCCGCGAGGAGCTGGCGGACCGCCGCGAGCTGCGCTTCCCGCCCGCGGTGCGTCTCGCCTCGGTGACCGGATCCGAGGCGACCGTGACCGAAGTGCTGGATGCGGTGGACCGCAGCCAGCTCATCGACGTTCTCGGGCCGGCACCGGTGGAGGCGGACGGCCCGTCGGCGCGCGTCGCCCGGGCCGGTCCCGACCTGGTCCGGGCCGTGCTGCGCTTCGAGTATGCGCACGGCGCCGAAGTCGCCGCATCCGTCCGTGCCGCCGTGGTCAAGAACGCGACCCGTCGTCGCCGCGCCCCGGCCGGACGACCCGGGTACCGTCCGGCGCCGACCCTGCGGGTGCGCTTCGACGACCCCGAAATCCTGTAG
- the metK gene encoding methionine adenosyltransferase, with amino-acid sequence MADLRLFTSESVTEGHPDKICDQVSDSILDALLTVDPHSRAAVETLVTTGLVHVAGEVTSSGYVEIPALVRNKLVEIGYDSSDVSFDGTQCGVSVSIGAQSPDIAQGVDNALETRAEQSHDDLDRQGAGDQGIMFGYATTETPQYMPLPIWLAHRLAERLAAVRKDGTLDYLRPDGKTQVTVGYEGAVPKSVQTVVLSTQHAPRVSNEQLQAEVIEEVINPVLHAAGLETSHIRTLINPTGRFEIGGPKGDAGLTGRKIIVDTYGGASRHGGGAFSGKDPSKVDRSAAYAMRWVAKNAVAAGLADRLEVQIAYAIGKAAPVGLYVETFGTAKVPEERIIGAIREVFDLRPAAIIRDLDLLRPIYARTATYGHFGRELPEFTWERLDRVDDLRSAAGI; translated from the coding sequence ATGGCAGATCTGCGTCTCTTCACGTCCGAGTCCGTCACCGAAGGGCACCCGGACAAGATCTGCGACCAGGTCTCCGACAGCATCCTGGATGCGCTGCTCACCGTCGACCCGCACAGTCGCGCCGCCGTGGAGACCCTCGTCACCACCGGTCTCGTCCATGTCGCCGGCGAGGTCACCTCGAGCGGCTACGTCGAGATCCCTGCCCTGGTGCGCAACAAGCTCGTGGAGATCGGGTACGACTCCTCCGATGTCAGCTTCGACGGCACCCAGTGCGGCGTGTCCGTGTCGATCGGGGCGCAGTCGCCCGACATCGCGCAGGGCGTCGACAACGCTCTGGAGACCCGCGCGGAGCAGAGCCACGACGACCTCGACCGGCAGGGCGCGGGCGACCAGGGCATCATGTTCGGCTACGCGACCACCGAGACCCCGCAGTACATGCCGCTGCCGATCTGGCTTGCTCACCGCCTGGCGGAGCGCCTCGCCGCGGTCCGGAAGGACGGAACGCTGGACTACCTCCGCCCGGACGGCAAGACGCAGGTGACCGTCGGGTACGAGGGCGCCGTGCCGAAGTCGGTGCAGACCGTCGTGCTCTCGACGCAGCACGCTCCGCGGGTCTCGAACGAGCAGCTGCAGGCGGAGGTCATCGAGGAGGTCATCAACCCGGTGCTGCACGCGGCAGGGCTCGAGACCTCCCACATCCGCACACTGATCAACCCCACCGGTCGCTTCGAGATCGGCGGCCCGAAGGGCGACGCGGGCCTCACCGGCCGCAAGATCATCGTCGACACATACGGAGGGGCGTCGCGCCACGGCGGCGGCGCGTTCTCCGGCAAGGATCCGTCGAAGGTCGACCGCTCGGCGGCGTACGCCATGCGGTGGGTGGCGAAGAACGCGGTCGCGGCCGGTCTCGCCGACCGGCTCGAGGTGCAGATCGCGTACGCGATCGGCAAGGCGGCGCCGGTCGGGCTCTACGTCGAGACGTTCGGCACGGCGAAGGTGCCCGAGGAGCGCATCATCGGCGCGATCCGCGAGGTGTTTGACCTGCGCCCCGCTGCGATCATCCGCGACCTCGACCTGCTGCGTCCGATCTACGCCCGCACGGCGACCTACGGCCACTTCGGCCGCGAGCTCCCCGAGTTCACCTGGGAGCGGCTCGACCGCGTCGACGACCTGCGCTCGGCCGCGGGGATCTAG
- a CDS encoding bifunctional phosphopantothenoylcysteine decarboxylase/phosphopantothenate synthase, whose protein sequence is MTIVVGVTGGIAAYKAVGVIRALVLEGHSVHVVATEAALRFVGRPTLEAISRNPVATDLYEGVAEVRHVAIGQSADLIVIAPATANTIAKLAAGLADDLLGNTVLASTAPLVIAPAMHTEMWRNPATVANIATLRSRGVTVVGPASGQLTGADSGPGRMEEPEVIVRAALRAAGAMPRAVEAPAHAPVAVPAGSPAEATAVNDVVVLSERRRANEAARRPRGGVDLAGKRVVVTAGGTREPLDPVRFLGNRSSGRQGVAIASAAQARGADVVLIAAHLEVDPPEGVELIEVQTALELQEAVEEAARSADVVVMTAAVADYRPAETREAKIKKSDHGDTLTLELVANPDILAGLSAHKRDDQVVVGFAAETEPDPQALIELGRTKLAAKGSDFLVLNQVGWSQGFATESNEVVVLRKGGDIVMEASGSKLSVADRILDVIA, encoded by the coding sequence TTGACCATCGTCGTCGGAGTGACCGGCGGCATCGCCGCGTACAAGGCCGTCGGTGTCATCCGCGCCCTGGTCCTCGAGGGTCACTCGGTGCACGTGGTCGCGACGGAGGCCGCCCTGCGGTTCGTGGGCCGGCCGACGCTCGAGGCGATCAGCCGCAATCCCGTCGCGACCGATCTCTACGAAGGCGTGGCCGAGGTGCGTCACGTCGCGATCGGGCAGTCCGCCGACCTGATCGTCATCGCCCCGGCGACCGCGAACACGATCGCCAAGCTCGCTGCCGGGCTGGCCGACGACCTGCTCGGCAACACCGTCCTCGCCTCCACTGCTCCTCTCGTCATCGCCCCGGCGATGCACACCGAGATGTGGCGGAACCCCGCGACGGTCGCGAACATCGCCACCCTCCGCAGCCGCGGCGTCACGGTCGTCGGACCCGCGAGCGGCCAGCTGACCGGAGCCGACTCCGGCCCGGGCCGCATGGAGGAGCCGGAGGTGATCGTGCGGGCGGCTCTGCGGGCCGCCGGCGCGATGCCACGCGCTGTCGAGGCGCCCGCGCACGCGCCCGTCGCCGTTCCCGCGGGCTCGCCGGCCGAGGCAACCGCCGTCAACGACGTGGTCGTGCTGTCGGAGCGCCGCCGCGCCAACGAGGCGGCGCGTCGTCCGCGCGGTGGCGTCGACCTCGCGGGGAAGCGCGTCGTCGTGACCGCGGGCGGGACGCGTGAGCCGCTCGATCCCGTGCGCTTCCTCGGCAACCGCTCGAGCGGGCGGCAGGGCGTCGCCATCGCGAGCGCCGCGCAGGCACGCGGTGCCGACGTCGTCCTGATCGCGGCGCACCTGGAGGTCGATCCGCCGGAGGGCGTCGAGCTGATCGAGGTGCAGACCGCGCTCGAACTGCAGGAGGCGGTCGAGGAGGCCGCGCGCTCCGCCGACGTCGTCGTCATGACCGCCGCGGTCGCCGACTACCGTCCGGCCGAGACCCGCGAGGCCAAGATCAAGAAGTCGGACCACGGCGACACGCTGACGCTGGAGCTGGTGGCCAACCCCGACATCCTGGCCGGGCTGTCCGCGCACAAGCGCGACGACCAGGTCGTCGTCGGGTTCGCGGCGGAGACCGAGCCGGACCCGCAGGCCCTCATCGAGCTGGGCCGGACGAAGCTCGCCGCCAAGGGCAGCGACTTCCTCGTGCTCAACCAGGTGGGCTGGTCGCAGGGCTTCGCAACGGAGAGCAACGAGGTCGTGGTCCTGCGCAAGGGCGGCGATATAGTGATGGAGGCCTCGGGCAGCAAGCTGTCGGTGGCCGACCGTATCCTCGACGTCATCGCGTAA
- the rpoZ gene encoding DNA-directed RNA polymerase subunit omega: MATSNNGIIDPPIDDLLSRVESKYALVIFASKRARQINDYYADLHEGSLFDNVGPLVDSSVDDKPLSVALHEINEDKLVLKPIAAAE, translated from the coding sequence ATGGCCACCAGCAACAACGGCATCATCGACCCGCCCATCGACGACCTCCTCTCCCGAGTCGAGTCCAAGTACGCGCTCGTGATCTTCGCGTCCAAGCGGGCACGCCAGATCAACGACTACTACGCCGACCTCCACGAGGGCAGCCTGTTCGACAACGTCGGCCCGCTGGTCGACTCGTCCGTCGACGACAAGCCGCTGTCGGTCGCGCTGCACGAGATCAACGAGGACAAGCTCGTCCTGAAGCCGATCGCCGCCGCCGAGTAG
- the gmk gene encoding guanylate kinase, with protein MSEAASTRDSAPTRPAPPDVDRQAASQAAVAARRARAAVKASIASREVSPLVVLDRATADPDGVEGRLRVTEFLLSVPAIGTTKMQEALDRLAISPAKRLGGLGRHQRLRLRQYLIERENRSARQRTRLVVLAGPTAVGKGTVSTYIREHYPDVLLSVSATTRAPRPGEVDGVNYYFVDDAEFDRMIDAGELLEHATVHNAYRYGTPRAPIEKALAAGRSVLLEIDLQGARQVRESMPEARLIFLLPPTWEELVRRLIGRGTEDAAEQQRRLETAKVELAAQDEFDYKVVNHDVAEAAREVVDLMKVRAAPARP; from the coding sequence ATGTCTGAGGCCGCATCCACCCGGGATTCTGCTCCCACGCGCCCGGCTCCGCCCGACGTCGACCGCCAGGCGGCGTCGCAGGCCGCCGTTGCCGCACGGCGCGCCCGCGCGGCGGTGAAGGCGTCGATCGCGTCGCGTGAGGTGTCGCCGCTCGTCGTGCTGGACCGCGCGACGGCCGACCCGGACGGCGTCGAGGGGCGGTTGCGGGTGACCGAGTTCCTGCTCAGCGTCCCCGCCATCGGCACCACCAAGATGCAGGAGGCGCTCGACCGTCTCGCCATCTCGCCGGCGAAGCGCCTCGGCGGCCTGGGGCGGCACCAGCGGCTGCGCCTGCGGCAGTACCTCATCGAGCGCGAGAACCGCAGCGCGCGCCAGCGCACCCGGCTGGTCGTGCTCGCCGGACCGACCGCGGTCGGCAAGGGCACCGTCTCCACGTACATCCGGGAGCACTATCCCGATGTCCTGCTGTCGGTGTCGGCGACCACGCGTGCGCCGCGGCCCGGCGAGGTCGACGGGGTCAACTACTACTTCGTGGACGACGCCGAATTCGACCGGATGATCGACGCGGGCGAACTGCTGGAGCACGCCACGGTCCACAACGCCTACCGCTACGGGACGCCGCGTGCCCCGATCGAGAAGGCCCTCGCGGCCGGACGCAGCGTCCTGCTCGAGATCGACCTCCAGGGCGCCCGCCAGGTGCGTGAGTCGATGCCGGAGGCCCGCCTGATCTTCCTGCTCCCGCCGACGTGGGAGGAGCTCGTTCGCCGCCTCATCGGGCGCGGCACGGAGGACGCGGCCGAGCAGCAGCGCCGCCTCGAGACGGCGAAGGTCGAGTTGGCGGCGCAGGACGAGTTCGACTACAAGGTCGTCAACCACGACGTCGCCGAGGCGGCCCGCGAGGTCGTAGACTTGATGAAGGTCCGTGCGGCGCCAGCGCGTCCATGA
- the pyrF gene encoding orotidine-5'-phosphate decarboxylase gives MTPPALEPGDSGVFPSGTPLAGRKTQEPSAGRGARFGDRLAAVFAEQGRLCVGIDPHAHLLEAWGLPASADGLRSFGLTVVEAATGQAGIVKPQVAFFERFGSAGYRALEEVLAAARAADLLVIADVKRGDIGTSVTAYAEAWLTPGSPLEADAMTVAAYQGVGSLADAMALGERAGKGLFVLAATSNPEAADVQQAIVRSGRRAGQSVARAIIEDVHSFNQEQQDGAPFGSVGLVLGATVELADYGIDVATAGERTPALPVLAPGFGHQGARVEDAPRLFGSLATGVIVSESRGLLGAGPDGLAEAIRRRADEVRSAHV, from the coding sequence ATGACGCCCCCCGCTCTCGAACCCGGCGATTCCGGAGTTTTTCCGTCCGGCACGCCGTTGGCGGGCCGAAAAACTCAGGAGCCGTCGGCGGGGCGCGGGGCACGGTTCGGGGACAGGCTCGCGGCGGTGTTCGCCGAGCAGGGGCGGCTGTGCGTCGGCATCGACCCGCATGCGCACCTGCTCGAGGCGTGGGGGTTGCCGGCGTCCGCCGACGGCCTCCGCTCCTTCGGGCTGACGGTGGTGGAGGCCGCCACCGGGCAGGCGGGGATCGTCAAGCCGCAGGTGGCTTTCTTCGAGCGCTTCGGCTCGGCGGGTTACCGCGCGCTCGAAGAGGTGCTCGCCGCCGCGCGCGCCGCCGACCTCCTGGTGATCGCCGACGTGAAGCGCGGGGACATCGGGACGAGCGTGACGGCATACGCGGAGGCGTGGCTGACCCCGGGATCTCCGCTTGAGGCCGACGCGATGACCGTTGCCGCCTACCAGGGCGTCGGGTCGCTCGCGGACGCCATGGCGCTCGGCGAGAGGGCCGGCAAGGGCCTGTTCGTGCTGGCGGCGACCTCGAATCCCGAGGCCGCGGACGTGCAGCAGGCGATCGTCCGCTCCGGGCGTCGGGCGGGACAGTCCGTCGCTCGTGCGATCATCGAAGACGTGCATTCGTTCAATCAGGAGCAGCAGGACGGCGCGCCGTTCGGGTCGGTCGGGCTGGTGCTCGGCGCGACCGTCGAGCTGGCGGACTACGGGATCGACGTCGCGACGGCGGGGGAGCGGACGCCCGCCCTCCCGGTGCTCGCGCCGGGGTTCGGCCACCAGGGCGCCCGGGTCGAGGACGCTCCCCGGCTGTTCGGCTCGCTCGCGACCGGTGTGATCGTCAGCGAGTCCCGGGGGCTCCTGGGCGCCGGACCGGACGGGCTGGCCGAGGCGATCCGCCGCCGCGCCGACGAGGTGCGGTCCGCGCATGTCTGA